In Pseudoalteromonas sp. MM1, a single window of DNA contains:
- the truD gene encoding tRNA pseudouridine(13) synthase TruD, whose translation MSDLNYLYGAPLSKADFKTTAEDFMVDEDLGIEFTGSGEHICLQVVKKGENTQYVAKLIAQKAGVSPREVSYAGMKDRHGVCSQWFSVKVPIKKHIDFSELNSDSIFVVSQQRHERKLRTGCHKGNRFTITLRNVTQPLDILCRINAVRAGVPNYFGEQRFGRDGHNLVMAEKMFAGERIRDKKLRGIIISAARSHVFNQIVSLRVKEHGLAKTMHREVFMLSGSNAFFEDAISDENIARLASGDIMMSAPMVGKSEKGLTDQEKIWLKPYQAWCEGLGDLGLKNERRMLRLIPQNLTIETLDETTLKLSFGLPKGCFATALLRELVDYTDASPNERKEKDSQNEDTA comes from the coding sequence ATGAGCGATTTAAATTACCTATACGGTGCACCACTTTCTAAAGCCGACTTTAAAACCACTGCTGAAGATTTTATGGTTGATGAAGACCTTGGTATAGAATTTACCGGCAGTGGTGAGCATATATGCTTACAGGTCGTTAAAAAAGGTGAAAACACGCAGTACGTGGCCAAGTTAATTGCACAAAAGGCTGGAGTGTCGCCGCGTGAAGTAAGCTATGCCGGCATGAAAGACCGCCACGGCGTGTGTAGCCAATGGTTTAGCGTGAAAGTTCCCATTAAAAAGCATATTGATTTTAGTGAACTTAATAGCGACAGTATTTTTGTGGTTTCGCAACAGCGCCACGAACGTAAACTACGTACCGGTTGCCACAAAGGAAATCGATTCACTATTACGCTTCGTAATGTAACCCAACCCCTTGATATATTATGCCGCATTAATGCCGTACGTGCTGGTGTACCTAACTACTTTGGTGAGCAGCGCTTTGGCCGCGATGGGCATAATTTAGTGATGGCCGAAAAAATGTTTGCCGGCGAACGCATTCGCGATAAAAAACTACGCGGTATTATTATCTCCGCTGCCCGTTCTCATGTATTTAACCAAATAGTGAGCTTACGTGTTAAAGAGCATGGGTTAGCTAAAACCATGCACCGTGAAGTATTTATGCTCAGCGGTAGTAACGCATTTTTTGAAGATGCAATAAGCGATGAAAACATAGCACGTTTAGCCTCTGGCGATATTATGATGTCGGCCCCTATGGTGGGTAAAAGTGAAAAAGGCTTAACTGATCAAGAAAAAATATGGTTAAAACCATACCAAGCATGGTGTGAGGGCTTAGGCGATTTAGGCCTTAAAAATGAGCGCCGTATGCTGCGCCTCATTCCACAAAATTTAACCATAGAAACACTAGACGAAACGACTTTAAAATTAAGCTTTGGCTTGCCTAAAGGGTGTTTTGCTACCGCACTTTTACGAGAGCTGGTGGATTACACCGATGCAAGCCCTAATGAGCGAAAAGAAAAGGACAGTCAAAATGAAGATACTGCTTAG
- the ispF gene encoding 2-C-methyl-D-erythritol 2,4-cyclodiphosphate synthase, which translates to MIRIGHGFDVHKFGGEGPITICGEKIDYPQGFLAHSDGDVAIHALCDAILGALAMGDIGKHFPDTASEYENIDSRILLRHVVGLAKEQGYVLGNGDVTIVAQAPKMLPHIQAMRSNLASDLNCELSQINVKATTTEKLGFEGRKEGISSHAVVIMSKALESTTSA; encoded by the coding sequence ATGATTCGAATTGGCCATGGTTTTGACGTACACAAATTTGGTGGCGAAGGCCCAATAACAATTTGCGGCGAAAAAATAGATTACCCGCAGGGCTTTTTAGCACACTCAGATGGCGATGTTGCTATTCATGCATTATGCGATGCTATTTTAGGCGCGTTGGCAATGGGCGATATTGGTAAGCATTTTCCGGATACGGCGAGCGAGTATGAAAATATCGACAGCCGTATTTTACTTCGCCATGTTGTAGGCCTTGCTAAAGAGCAAGGTTATGTACTGGGTAATGGCGATGTCACTATTGTGGCGCAAGCTCCTAAAATGTTGCCACACATCCAAGCTATGCGCTCTAATTTAGCCAGCGATTTAAATTGCGAGCTGTCTCAAATAAATGTTAAAGCGACCACCACTGAAAAGCTTGGCTTTGAAGGGCGAAAAGAAGGTATTTCTAGCCATGCAGTGGTTATTATGAGTAAAGCGCTTGAGAGTACAACAAGCGCATGA
- the ispD gene encoding 2-C-methyl-D-erythritol 4-phosphate cytidylyltransferase yields the protein MKTNTTIAAIVPAAGVGSRMQHNAPKQYIKLAGKTILEHTLYKLSQLQSLSKIVVAVSQTDPYFDTLPCIDSRILRANGGQERADSVLNSLLFLENNPPEWVLVHDAARPLVTINDIETLMAQCINDDEGGILASKVKDTIKRGNTHSEQTVPRDDLWQALTPQFFKYAELKNALQSALCEGATITDEASAIEWANKPVKLIAGRSDNIKITTPEDLDLAGFLLNKQQNEQAL from the coding sequence ATGAAAACTAACACTACCATTGCTGCTATTGTACCCGCTGCCGGCGTGGGGAGCAGAATGCAGCACAATGCTCCAAAGCAGTATATTAAATTGGCAGGAAAAACTATTTTAGAGCACACGCTTTATAAGCTTTCGCAATTACAAAGTTTAAGCAAAATAGTGGTCGCCGTGAGCCAAACCGATCCTTACTTTGACACGCTTCCATGTATAGACTCTCGCATTTTACGTGCTAACGGCGGACAAGAACGTGCTGATTCAGTGCTTAATAGCTTATTATTTTTAGAAAATAACCCGCCTGAATGGGTGCTGGTGCACGACGCAGCCCGTCCCTTAGTCACTATTAACGATATTGAAACGTTAATGGCGCAGTGTATCAATGATGATGAAGGCGGCATTTTAGCAAGTAAAGTAAAAGACACCATAAAGCGCGGAAACACGCATAGCGAGCAAACGGTTCCTCGTGATGATTTATGGCAAGCGCTTACACCGCAATTTTTTAAATATGCCGAGCTTAAAAATGCGTTGCAGAGCGCGCTTTGTGAGGGCGCAACTATTACCGATGAAGCCAGTGCCATTGAGTGGGCAAATAAACCCGTTAAGCTAATTGCAGGGCGCAGCGACAATATTAAAATAACCACGCCGGAGGATTTAGACCTAGCGGGGTTTTTATTAAACAAACAACAAAACGAGCAAGCATTATGA
- the ftsB gene encoding cell division protein FtsB: MRFFQLGLLCLALFIQYRLWFGHNGVQDYTRLKAAVASHQQTNEKLIKRNKVLTADIEDLKLGQEGIEERARNELGMIKPDETFIRVLPGKQHEN; encoded by the coding sequence ATGCGTTTTTTTCAGCTTGGCCTGTTGTGCTTAGCACTGTTTATACAATACCGACTTTGGTTTGGTCATAACGGTGTGCAAGACTATACGCGTTTAAAAGCGGCCGTAGCTTCTCATCAACAAACGAACGAAAAACTAATTAAGCGTAATAAAGTGCTTACCGCCGACATAGAAGATTTAAAGCTTGGTCAAGAAGGCATAGAAGAGCGCGCTCGTAACGAATTAGGAATGATTAAACCGGATGAAACATTTATACGTGTTTTACCGGGTAAACAACATGAAAACTAA
- a CDS encoding DUF2947 domain-containing protein has translation MNYISLDDHKKAWVFRHKDIPVSDEDAARIKPMTSERAAVLWSTMVSREFDHPDFFDKTDWCGKEESFSDEVNWEDAWENGDESLPHAILEHLDWQANTTVYFCMARDNVIETTFDVFKRNWQNFMFLADGSLLIGKKRNTVVQFLETGIAKLGEKPSA, from the coding sequence ATGAATTATATTTCTCTCGATGATCACAAAAAAGCCTGGGTTTTTCGTCATAAAGATATACCAGTATCTGATGAAGACGCTGCGCGCATAAAACCTATGACCAGCGAACGTGCTGCGGTGCTTTGGAGCACTATGGTGAGCCGTGAGTTTGATCACCCCGATTTTTTTGATAAAACCGATTGGTGTGGCAAAGAAGAAAGCTTTAGCGACGAAGTAAACTGGGAAGACGCCTGGGAAAACGGCGATGAAAGCCTACCGCACGCTATTTTAGAGCATTTAGATTGGCAGGCTAACACCACGGTTTATTTTTGTATGGCGCGCGATAACGTTATCGAAACCACCTTTGATGTATTTAAACGCAATTGGCAAAACTTTATGTTTTTAGCCGATGGCAGTTTATTAATTGGTAAAAAGCGCAATACGGTAGTGCAGTTTTTAGAAACGGGCATTGCTAAGTTAGGTGAAAAACCAAGCGCTTAA
- a CDS encoding DUF1653 domain-containing protein produces MTTAIKALSLKPGIYQHYKGPQYKVFYVATHSETDEPLVIYQALYGEYGMWARPLSMFTETVEKDDETIPRFAYLGPAD; encoded by the coding sequence ATGACTACAGCAATAAAAGCACTTTCCCTCAAACCAGGCATATACCAACACTACAAAGGGCCGCAATACAAAGTATTTTACGTAGCAACACACAGCGAAACCGACGAGCCGTTAGTTATATATCAAGCTTTATATGGCGAGTACGGCATGTGGGCACGCCCACTAAGTATGTTTACAGAAACCGTTGAAAAAGATGACGAAACCATACCTCGTTTTGCATACCTTGGACCTGCAGATTAA
- a CDS encoding MoxR family ATPase, giving the protein MQFNSTDNYIASSSLKQAVNAAIMLEKPLLIKGEPGTGKTMLAEELAKSLDTELIQWHIKSTTKAQQGLYEYDAVSRLRDSQLGDERVHNIGNYIVKGKLWQAFNYAELNGKRPVLLIDEIDKADIEFPNDLLLELDKMEFHVYETNERIVAKERPIVIITSNNEKELPDAFLRRCFFHYIDFPSSDEMQQIIDVHYPNVKQDLVRQALEVFFNLREANGLKKKPSTSELLDWLKLLMAEDIDAKTLHDKAQKGGLMPMFGALLKNEQDISLIEKLAFMSRR; this is encoded by the coding sequence GTGCAATTTAATTCTACCGACAATTACATCGCAAGCAGCTCACTTAAACAAGCTGTAAATGCTGCCATTATGCTTGAAAAACCACTTTTAATTAAAGGCGAACCTGGCACAGGTAAAACCATGCTGGCTGAGGAGCTTGCAAAAAGTTTAGATACCGAACTTATTCAGTGGCACATTAAATCAACCACCAAAGCGCAACAAGGCTTGTACGAATACGACGCGGTATCGCGCCTGCGCGACAGCCAATTAGGTGACGAACGCGTACATAATATTGGCAACTACATTGTTAAAGGTAAGCTGTGGCAAGCGTTTAACTACGCAGAACTTAACGGCAAACGTCCTGTACTTTTAATTGATGAGATAGACAAAGCCGACATCGAGTTTCCAAACGATTTACTACTAGAGCTTGATAAAATGGAGTTTCACGTTTACGAAACTAACGAGCGCATTGTAGCCAAAGAGCGCCCTATTGTGATCATCACTTCAAACAATGAAAAAGAATTGCCAGATGCCTTTTTACGCCGCTGCTTTTTTCATTATATTGATTTTCCTAGCAGTGACGAAATGCAGCAAATTATTGACGTACACTACCCCAATGTTAAACAAGATTTAGTACGCCAAGCGCTAGAGGTATTTTTTAACTTACGTGAAGCCAATGGCCTTAAAAAGAAGCCCTCTACCAGTGAGTTACTCGATTGGTTAAAGCTTTTAATGGCTGAAGACATAGACGCAAAAACACTGCACGACAAAGCGCAAAAAGGCGGATTAATGCCAATGTTTGGCGCTTTACTTAAAAACGAGCAGGACATAAGCCTAATCGAAAAACTCGCCTTTATGAGCCGCCGTTAA
- a CDS encoding VWA domain-containing protein produces MLIAFFFKLREYRLPVSLRELLDLINALKKGVIFADVDAFYHLARTIMVKDETHFDRFDKAFSDYFSGIADLDLLESLKQQHNLPKDWLRKEFEKHLSDEEKAQLKAMGGLDELMKTLKERLQEQQKRHAGGNKWVGTGGTSPFGAYGYNPEGVRIGQDGNRHRQAVKVWDKREYRNLDSDREIGSRTIKLALKKLRKFARTGASDTLDLNETIRATAKQGGMLDVKMAPERHNAVKVLMLFDIGGSMDDYIHTCEELFSAAHSEFKHLEFYYFHNCLYEHVWQDNARRHSNIIDTMTLINKFTSDYKVIFVGDATMGPYEIAYPGGSVEHYNEEPGSAWLQRITNHFDKVAWLNPQPVEHWPYYQSIDFIKQLMNNRMYPLSLDGISSAIKELS; encoded by the coding sequence ATGTTGATTGCGTTTTTCTTCAAACTTCGTGAATACCGCCTACCGGTAAGCCTGCGTGAGTTACTCGATTTAATAAACGCCTTAAAAAAAGGCGTTATATTTGCCGACGTAGATGCCTTTTACCATTTAGCTCGCACCATAATGGTAAAAGACGAAACGCATTTTGACAGGTTTGACAAAGCCTTTAGCGACTACTTTAGCGGTATTGCCGACCTTGATTTGCTCGAGAGTTTAAAGCAACAGCACAACTTACCTAAAGATTGGCTACGCAAAGAGTTTGAAAAACACCTAAGCGATGAAGAAAAAGCCCAACTTAAAGCCATGGGCGGACTCGACGAGCTTATGAAAACCCTAAAAGAGCGTTTACAAGAGCAACAAAAACGCCACGCAGGTGGCAATAAATGGGTGGGCACTGGTGGTACATCACCTTTTGGAGCGTATGGCTATAACCCTGAAGGCGTGCGTATAGGGCAAGATGGTAACCGACATCGCCAAGCGGTAAAAGTGTGGGATAAACGCGAATACCGCAATTTAGACTCCGACAGAGAAATTGGCTCACGTACAATAAAGCTCGCCCTTAAAAAGCTACGTAAATTTGCCCGCACTGGCGCAAGCGATACCCTTGATTTAAACGAGACTATTCGTGCAACCGCCAAACAAGGCGGCATGTTAGATGTAAAAATGGCACCCGAGCGCCACAATGCCGTAAAAGTATTAATGCTGTTTGATATTGGCGGCTCAATGGATGACTACATTCATACCTGCGAAGAGCTGTTTAGCGCAGCCCACAGCGAGTTCAAACATTTAGAGTTTTACTACTTTCATAACTGTTTATACGAGCACGTTTGGCAAGACAACGCGCGCCGCCATTCAAACATCATCGACACCATGACGCTGATTAATAAATTTACCAGCGACTATAAAGTAATATTTGTTGGCGATGCCACTATGGGTCCTTACGAAATAGCCTACCCGGGCGGCTCGGTAGAGCATTACAACGAAGAGCCCGGCAGTGCTTGGTTGCAACGTATAACCAACCACTTTGATAAAGTCGCATGGCTCAATCCACAACCGGTTGAACACTGGCCGTACTATCAATCAATTGATTTTATAAAGCAGCTGATGAATAACAGAATGTACCCGCTGAGTTTAGATGGAATAAGTAGCGCAATAAAAGAGCTGAGTTAG
- a CDS encoding GNAT family N-acetyltransferase, with protein sequence MAYKVELKAPTLDEFANLRTQVKWQNPDDEILKASIENSLFWITVYDTDKLIGTGRVIGDGAMYFYIQDIIVAPSYQKQGIGHLVMTYIENYLSNTCSNGATVGLLSAHGKESFYTQYGYVKRDGDVLGLGMCKFISK encoded by the coding sequence ATGGCTTATAAAGTTGAACTTAAAGCCCCAACACTGGATGAATTTGCTAATTTACGCACACAAGTAAAATGGCAAAATCCCGACGATGAAATTTTAAAAGCAAGCATCGAAAACTCACTTTTTTGGATCACTGTATACGACACTGATAAGTTGATAGGCACTGGCAGAGTAATTGGTGATGGCGCAATGTATTTTTATATTCAAGATATAATTGTTGCGCCTAGTTATCAAAAACAAGGTATTGGTCATCTAGTTATGACCTATATTGAAAACTACTTAAGCAACACTTGCTCTAATGGCGCTACAGTCGGTCTATTAAGTGCTCATGGTAAAGAAAGCTTTTATACACAATATGGTTATGTAAAACGTGATGGCGATGTTTTAGGGTTAGGAATGTGCAAATTTATTAGCAAGTAA
- a CDS encoding NRAMP family divalent metal transporter has translation MQHTHTSWKARLGALGPGILMATAAIGGSHLVASTQAGALFGWQLFWLILVVNVLKYPFFRFGMEYTLATKNSLVEGYKNKGPVYFYSFIGLNILAAIVNTAGVLLLTASLLHYALPIVIEVTLLCWILLGVCLAILLLGHFKALDSVAKGIMGLLTLATVIALVIAFSNGPMAPADYVGPSPYELAMLSFMVALMGWMPAPIEISALSSLWLKEKQTQQTVSKSQGLFDFNVGYWLTACLALVFFSLGVLVQYGQSSNIELGGVAFAKQLIDMYALTIGEWARPLVSAIAFLCMFGTTLTVLDGYARTLNESHKLLGFKQSKHSLNVWLVLQALAGMAVILFFKSALGPMLTFAMTLAFVTTPVFAWLNFSLVRSEPAIKHSLLLRSLTWLGLVYLVGFAVAFVVWKLAA, from the coding sequence ATGCAGCATACACACACATCTTGGAAAGCTCGGTTGGGCGCATTAGGCCCCGGTATCTTAATGGCAACCGCCGCAATTGGCGGCTCTCACTTAGTTGCATCTACTCAAGCTGGCGCGCTATTTGGCTGGCAATTGTTTTGGCTAATTCTCGTTGTTAACGTATTAAAGTATCCTTTTTTTCGCTTTGGTATGGAATACACCTTGGCAACCAAAAACAGTTTAGTAGAAGGCTATAAAAATAAAGGGCCTGTCTATTTTTATAGTTTTATTGGCTTAAATATACTTGCCGCCATAGTTAATACCGCAGGGGTGTTATTACTGACTGCAAGTTTGCTGCATTATGCGCTGCCAATAGTGATAGAAGTTACGCTACTGTGTTGGATATTGCTCGGTGTGTGTTTAGCTATTTTATTGTTAGGGCACTTTAAAGCGCTCGACAGCGTGGCCAAAGGCATAATGGGGTTATTAACCTTAGCTACTGTTATTGCGCTGGTTATTGCATTTAGTAACGGCCCAATGGCGCCTGCTGACTATGTGGGTCCATCGCCTTACGAGTTGGCTATGCTGAGTTTTATGGTCGCGTTAATGGGTTGGATGCCAGCACCCATTGAAATTTCAGCGCTTAGCTCTTTATGGCTAAAAGAAAAACAAACTCAGCAAACAGTGTCTAAAAGCCAAGGTTTGTTCGATTTTAACGTAGGCTACTGGTTAACAGCGTGCTTAGCATTAGTGTTCTTTAGTTTAGGCGTGTTGGTGCAATACGGGCAAAGCAGCAATATTGAGCTTGGCGGTGTAGCCTTTGCTAAACAACTTATTGATATGTACGCACTGACTATTGGCGAGTGGGCAAGGCCGCTTGTATCAGCCATTGCTTTTTTATGTATGTTTGGTACCACCCTTACCGTGCTTGACGGCTACGCCCGCACTCTTAACGAGTCGCACAAATTACTTGGCTTTAAGCAATCAAAACATAGCTTAAATGTTTGGCTTGTACTGCAAGCACTTGCAGGCATGGCCGTAATTTTATTTTTTAAATCAGCCCTTGGCCCCATGCTTACCTTTGCCATGACATTGGCCTTTGTAACCACCCCCGTTTTTGCATGGCTTAACTTTAGCCTTGTACGCTCAGAGCCTGCTATAAAGCACAGCCTGCTATTACGCAGCTTAACGTGGTTAGGCTTAGTGTACTTGGTTGGTTTTGCTGTTGCGTTTGTAGTGTGGAAATTAGCTGCATAG
- the hpf gene encoding ribosome hibernation-promoting factor, HPF/YfiA family, which translates to MKINLSGHHVDVTNSIREHINEKFSKIESHFPSLIALDIILSKEHHKIQAEISTNYEGARISVKGENEVMYPAIASAAKKLDAALKHRKGQIKANLHEKPVSTTPEIAHEIIQEMELK; encoded by the coding sequence ATGAAAATTAATCTTTCTGGTCACCATGTAGACGTTACTAACTCTATTAGAGAGCATATCAACGAAAAGTTTTCAAAAATCGAGAGCCACTTTCCATCACTTATCGCTCTCGACATTATATTGTCTAAAGAGCATCATAAAATCCAAGCAGAAATTAGCACAAATTACGAAGGTGCGCGTATATCGGTAAAAGGGGAAAACGAAGTTATGTACCCAGCAATTGCAAGCGCAGCTAAAAAACTCGATGCAGCACTAAAGCATCGAAAAGGGCAAATAAAAGCAAATTTACACGAAAAGCCTGTAAGCACAACACCAGAAATAGCACACGAGATCATCCAAGAGATGGAGCTAAAGTAA
- a CDS encoding pyrimidine/purine nucleoside phosphorylase — protein sequence MSQFENVSVIKKANVYFDGKVSSRTVVFNDGTTKTLGFMQPGEFVFDTSKKELMELLGGQWDILLPGVSEWKTFIAGESFNVDANVSFKVKVSDFADYCCSYTD from the coding sequence ATGTCTCAGTTTGAAAATGTAAGCGTAATTAAAAAAGCCAATGTATATTTTGACGGTAAAGTATCGAGCCGTACCGTGGTATTTAACGATGGCACAACCAAAACATTAGGTTTTATGCAGCCAGGTGAATTTGTATTTGATACAAGCAAAAAAGAACTCATGGAGCTGTTAGGCGGCCAGTGGGATATTTTATTACCTGGCGTGAGTGAGTGGAAAACATTTATCGCGGGCGAATCATTCAACGTAGATGCTAACGTAAGCTTTAAAGTAAAAGTGAGTGATTTTGCTGACTATTGCTGTTCGTACACAGACTAA
- the tkt gene encoding transketolase, producing the protein MPSRKELANAIRVLSMDAVQKAKSGHPGAPMGMADIAEVLWRDYLKHNPTNPEWADRDRFILSNGHGSMLIYSLLHLTGYDLPLDEIKNFRQMHSKTPGHPEYGYAPGVETTTGPLGQGITNAVGMAIAEKALAAQFNREGHDIVDHYTYAFMGDGCLMEGISHEACSLAGTLGLGKLVAFWDDNGISIDGEVEGWFSDDTPARFKAYGWHVISDVDGHDSDAVSAAIAEAQSVTDKPSLICCKTVIGYGSPNKSGSHDCHGAPLGDDEIKASREFLGWTGDAFEIPADIYAQWDSKEKGQQLESSWDEKFAAYAKAYPELAAEYKRRINNELPGDWAEKSQAYIEQLQANPANPASRKASQNALNAFGPLLPEFMGGSADLAGSNLTIWDGSKGLTADDASGNYVYYGVREFGMSAIMNGIALHKGFIPYGATFLMFVEYAKNAVRMAALMKQPSIFVYTHDSIGLGEDGPTHQPVEQIASMRLTPNLYNWRPCDQVESAIAWQQAIERKDGPTSLIFTRQGLEQQARDAQQLADVKKGGYILSCDGNPELIIIATGSEVQLAQDSAAELRSQGKKVRVVSMPCTDVFEEQSAQYKESVLPAAVTRRVAVEAGIADYWYKYVGLNGAVVGMTTFGESAPAGELFEFFGFTVENIVNKANALF; encoded by the coding sequence ATGCCATCTCGCAAAGAACTTGCAAATGCTATTCGCGTCTTGTCAATGGACGCAGTACAAAAGGCCAAATCTGGCCACCCTGGAGCCCCTATGGGCATGGCCGATATCGCAGAAGTATTATGGCGCGATTATCTAAAGCACAATCCAACTAATCCAGAGTGGGCTGACCGTGACAGATTTATTCTTTCAAACGGCCACGGTTCAATGCTTATCTATTCTCTATTGCACCTAACTGGTTACGACTTACCACTTGATGAAATTAAAAACTTCCGTCAAATGCATTCTAAAACACCAGGCCACCCAGAGTACGGTTATGCACCAGGAGTTGAAACTACTACGGGCCCGCTAGGTCAGGGGATCACAAACGCGGTAGGTATGGCAATTGCTGAAAAAGCGCTTGCTGCACAATTTAACCGTGAAGGCCACGACATTGTTGATCACTACACCTATGCATTTATGGGTGATGGTTGTTTAATGGAAGGTATTTCTCATGAGGCATGTTCACTTGCTGGCACATTAGGCCTTGGTAAATTAGTGGCTTTTTGGGATGACAACGGTATTTCAATCGACGGTGAAGTAGAAGGTTGGTTTAGCGACGATACACCAGCACGTTTTAAAGCGTACGGCTGGCATGTAATAAGTGACGTTGATGGCCACGACAGTGATGCGGTTAGTGCTGCAATAGCAGAGGCTCAAAGTGTTACCGACAAACCATCACTAATTTGTTGTAAAACAGTGATAGGTTACGGCTCACCTAACAAATCAGGTAGCCACGACTGTCACGGCGCACCATTAGGTGATGACGAAATTAAAGCGTCTCGCGAATTTTTAGGCTGGACTGGCGATGCATTCGAAATTCCTGCTGATATTTACGCACAGTGGGATAGCAAAGAAAAAGGCCAACAGCTTGAGTCTAGCTGGGACGAAAAATTTGCAGCCTATGCAAAAGCATACCCAGAACTTGCAGCAGAATATAAGCGCCGTATTAATAACGAGCTTCCAGGCGATTGGGCTGAAAAATCTCAAGCATACATAGAGCAACTACAAGCAAACCCTGCCAACCCTGCATCACGTAAAGCGTCGCAAAATGCATTAAACGCATTTGGCCCGTTATTACCAGAATTCATGGGTGGCTCAGCCGATTTGGCTGGCTCAAACTTAACAATTTGGGATGGCTCAAAAGGGCTAACTGCAGATGATGCAAGCGGTAACTACGTTTACTACGGTGTACGCGAATTTGGTATGTCGGCCATTATGAATGGTATTGCCCTTCATAAAGGCTTTATTCCTTATGGTGCAACGTTCTTAATGTTTGTTGAGTACGCAAAAAATGCGGTACGTATGGCTGCACTAATGAAGCAACCAAGCATTTTTGTATACACTCACGATTCAATCGGCCTAGGTGAAGACGGCCCAACTCACCAACCGGTAGAGCAAATTGCTAGCATGCGTTTAACGCCAAACTTATACAACTGGCGCCCGTGTGACCAAGTTGAGTCGGCAATTGCATGGCAACAAGCTATTGAGCGTAAAGACGGCCCTACATCGCTTATCTTTACTCGCCAAGGCCTTGAGCAACAAGCACGTGACGCACAGCAATTAGCAGATGTTAAAAAGGGTGGTTACATCCTCAGCTGTGACGGCAACCCAGAGCTAATTATTATTGCTACAGGTTCTGAAGTGCAACTAGCACAAGATTCAGCAGCGGAGCTTCGCAGCCAAGGTAAAAAGGTACGTGTTGTATCTATGCCATGTACTGATGTATTTGAAGAGCAAAGCGCACAGTACAAAGAAAGCGTACTACCGGCAGCCGTTACACGCCGCGTAGCAGTAGAAGCAGGTATTGCTGATTACTGGTATAAGTACGTAGGCCTAAATGGCGCAGTAGTAGGTATGACGACCTTTGGTGAGTCTGCCCCTGCTGGCGAGCTGTTTGAGTTCTTTGGCTTTACAGTAGAAAACATTGTAAATAAAGCAAACGCATTGTTTTAA